A region from the Sandaracinus amylolyticus genome encodes:
- a CDS encoding RNA polymerase sigma factor, with product MSATSAHPVDVAEPATTPADVPSFDEVYDAHVDFLWRSARALGVPATAIDDVLQDVFVVVHRRLPEFEGRAAIRTWLARILVRVIQEHRRRFRRKHDHAALPDDVVDVTSAGPHEEVARAEAVRLLGEILAAMGEDQRTVFVLAEIEQMPVPEIASALEVNVNTVYSRLRLARREYDRHLARLRAKDEWRQP from the coding sequence GTGTCCGCCACGAGCGCGCATCCGGTCGACGTCGCGGAGCCCGCGACCACGCCGGCGGACGTGCCCTCGTTCGACGAGGTCTACGACGCGCACGTCGACTTCCTCTGGCGCAGCGCGCGCGCCCTCGGCGTGCCCGCCACCGCGATCGACGACGTGCTCCAGGACGTGTTCGTCGTCGTGCACCGACGCCTGCCCGAGTTCGAAGGCCGCGCCGCGATTCGCACCTGGCTCGCGCGCATCCTCGTGCGCGTCATCCAGGAGCATCGTCGTCGCTTCCGCCGCAAGCACGATCACGCTGCGCTCCCCGACGACGTCGTCGACGTCACGAGCGCGGGCCCTCACGAAGAGGTCGCGCGCGCCGAGGCGGTCCGCCTGCTCGGCGAGATCCTCGCCGCGATGGGCGAGGACCAGCGCACCGTCTTCGTGCTCGCCGAGATCGAGCAGATGCCCGTTCCCGAGATCGCGTCCGCGCTCGAGGTGAACGTGAACACCGTCTACTCGCGCCTGCGCCTCGCGCGCCGCGAGTACGACCGACACCTCGCGCGCCTCCGCGCGAAGGACGAATGGAGGCAGCCGTGA